A region of the Scatophagus argus isolate fScaArg1 chromosome 14, fScaArg1.pri, whole genome shotgun sequence genome:
TTTACGTTActtgttgttatgttatgtttttgttaatgttttgttatgGGGATTCTCAGTAGCTTTCTGTGTTGTGCTAAGGTCATATGTGGTATGCCGTACGCTCTGCGTACatcttcttgtgtttgttttttttatttgaattgctatatgaataaagttctttgtgtttgtcatccTCAGGTCACACTCTTTTCTCAACTGTGCCTCTCCATCTAACTCCGGCAGCACTGTGGGTGGGTCATTATTTGATGGGAAGCTGAATGACAGCCTATTTGACAGTCTTATGGATCCTTCCAGCCTCACTGGCCTTTGTCCTCCTATGCAGGTACAGCATTCTGTCATGCATCCCATTTAGAGTGCGTTAATGGTAATAATTACTGTAGAGTTTGTGTTCAATGCTGTGCAACTCGTCTCCAACACCTCCCATTTTGAAATGAATCTGAAGGTGTCGAGGCCAGCCAGTCAGTCCTCCCTGTCCAAGATGAGACTGTTTGTGTGTCGCCATGGGGAAAGGATGGATGTGGTGTTTGGGAAACACTGGGTCTCTCAGTGCTTTGACTCCAAAGGTTAGCATGAAAGCATAGgttaatgacacattttaagAATGTAGGTTTTCATGATTGGGAAAACTGGGACTTTAAAGTCTTTCCTTCTCCTGTAAGAttctcatttgtgtttgtgtaggccGATATATTCGCTCTAATCTCAACATGCCATCCAGCCTGCCAGCTAGAAGTGGAGGTCATCGGGACTTTGACAAAGATTGTCCAATTACTGTGTTTGGCTCCACCCAGGCCCGTCTTGTAGGTCAGTAAATTTTATACacatgatatactgtatgtgtaaaagAGATACAAGTACAAGCTCTAGCAGTGCATGTTATTATCAATTACTTAAGGATTAGCTTTTAaggatttaataaaaaatagGATCAGCTAATGTTTCCCACATTGTATGAGACTTAAAATGCCTGACAGTGTGATCACAACGTGTTTTGGTCCATCTTAGGTGAAGCCCTGTTGGAAAGCAACTCAACAATAGACTTTGTTTactgctctccttctcttcgCTGCGTCCAGACTGCTCAGCACATTCTGCAGGGTAGGACCTCATCTTCATTCCACACTCAGTTACACAGCATCTATTCAGGCTCCTCAACTAGCGCGTTATGTGCAGATTTCAAAAAGTTACTGCTGCTTTATAATGTAGGATTTTCAGTGTTAGTTTTTGGTTTGAAACCTCCAGCTTGGATTTGTCAAGCTGTATACAGCTTTAATGAACTACAACAAAACCCGAGGTACCTCGAGACATCATTAGGAGACGAAACAGATGGGAAAAGTTAGAGGATGACTAACTGTCTTCTATCCATTTACACATTCAACTTACTTTCTTtgaacacagtaaaaaaaaaataatgttataatgatgtttttttctttatagaaatattttatttgcccAAAACTTTAAATTTCCAAGTCCTGTCATGTTATTAAGTCAGGACACATAAAACCAGCACAATTACTGATATCAccatctctttcatttcatgGGTAGATAGAAAAAGGTATAAATAAAAGAGCGAGACAAAATGACACAATAGAGAGGATGCACAGTGTGACCTGACTATTTCTCTGTGACAGTTTCGCTCTGTCTCCCTTCACTCTGTGTCAGGTCTccagcaggaggaaaaggcaAAGATCCGCGTGGAGCCTGGACTGTTTGAATGGACTAAGTGGGTTTCAGGCACATCTTTACCCACCTGGATCCCCCCAGCTGAGCTGGCTGCTGCTAACCTGAGTGTGGACACAACATACAGGTACACAGCAACACCAGTGCACTTTCATTTGCATTGCTTCAGTTCACTGTAACCTTCTTTATCTATTGTTTTGTCTCTAGACCTCATATTCCCATAAGTAAGTTGGTGGTGTCCGAGTCTTATGACACTTACATCAGCAGGAGCTTCCAAGTAACCCGAGAGATCCTGGCAGAGTGCAAGAACCTGGGTAAAGTGGAACTGTAAACATGTATACAGAGTTTtaaactcttcttcttctctgtatACAAGTACATGTGTCAAAGACCATGGGCATTTCAAGCTCCATATTATCAACAACCGAGTGTCCTTATACAGTATGAAACACTAATGGTATCACTGGAATGTGGTTCTCTGTTCTCAACCTCTTTCACACAGGAAACACGGTCCTAATTGTGGCCCATGCTTCCTCCCTGGAGGCTTGCACTCGTCAGATACAAGGACTAGCCCCCCAGAACTCAAAGGACTTTGTCCAAGTTGTCCGAAAGGTCAGTCTACAGCTTTAGCTACAGCCCTCCTTTCATTTCTATCCTCTCCCgatctctgtttctttcataaCATGCAAcatctgtctcctctttgtGCAGATTCCTTACTTGGGTTTTTGTGCTTGTGAAGAAATGGGAGAGACCGGGGTGTGGCAGCTGGTCGACCCGCCCATCTTGCCTCTGACACATGGACCCAATCACAGTTTCAGCTGGAGGGAAATGCTAATGCAAGACTGAAGGATGTGCTGTTTGACTCCCTTCTTTTGCCAGCCCTGAACtgctgaaaaaatatttatttttaagccACACCgctaaaaatgaccaaaaaaaaaaaaaaaaaaaaaagccaaacaaaaaacacaattctTGCTTCTGTCAAAGACATCATGCAAAAAAAGTACATTAATTCAAGCAAATGTATTCAGACACACTGCTCAGGAATGAGAAAATACAGTTTGTGTGGAGATCACAGCAAATATGAGCTAGAGACTGGGTGGCAGTTTGTCGAGTTTTCTTCAGAGTTCCACTTCTAAACCCAAAATGTCATGTGCTACATGAAATCTGGATATTTCTTCATGGTTGTTGATGAATCAGGTTTTATGCCATGAGGAGGTGTCATTAAGCTCCGTCTGTGGTTCCTCCTCAGGCCATTCGGTGAAGACTTGCTGTTCTGCTGCCTtctcacacactgtgacaaGAATTAGATGAGAAAGACTTGtaccacagaaatatttttccatgtGTCAGATATGATTATTTAACTAGCAGCTATGACCCTCATgagaaaaaagcacaaaagaaatGCTGACAATCAGCAAGAGGAGAACTGATCTTCATTGTTTCTGGTGCTGAGGTGGTTAACTTAATGACAcctgttttattcatgtaaaTGTCATATCATTAAGTGATTCTTTTAAGTTAACATTAATGTGCCCACATAAATCCTTTAAGCTTTGTGTAAAGCAGCTTTGACTACCACCACATGAACCAAGTCAgaatgactaaaaaaaaaaagacaatataatgaaaaacagacagctgtttttcattttgtccagGTGCATTGACTTAACGTTCTGACAATGTCTGTAAGCCTGATTACCACATTTTTTTTGATTCCTTTGGCTATGTCAAATGATTTAATTGCTCACTGCCTATACCAGCCATTTGTTATGTGATTCAGAAAATCTATTGTTATGCccaaaaatgaataaaggaGAGCTGTGGAGTTATGAAGGCTTATACATATCAACTTGTGCTGTGAGTTCTGTAAAAACATTACCTGTTTCTTCCCTTCACAGTAAACTCCTAACTAACCTGAAGTGAGGAAAACATACCTGTCAAATATGTTTTACCGACTAAGTTTTTACTTTAGTGAGCGCCAGTGGCCATATCTGTAGCGTGCAGTATTTCAAGTTGTAATTTTGACTGGcgataacaaataaaaacaccactGATGGCTCAAGTGAGTGAGCCAGCATGCCCAGTGCCAGGCCGTAACTCGGTGTAATGCAGCCGTCTTTAATGGTATTAAATAGCCTTTTCATGTTAAGTCATGTCTGCCTTTATTAGGATTGATTCTGAAAATTCTGCAAAGCGAAAATTCAATCACAGCCTTCTCTTTCTCAATATCTCTGAGCTCctctggttgttgttgtttgtttggtgtccCTAAGGCCCCGGAAAGGACTTGCTCACCTTAATGAGAAGCGCTTGTTGACGCTGTGGACCCCGAAGAGCAATTATTGTTGCTTTAATTATACTGAAGAAAATTCTAGGAATATATCTTGTTATAAGTTAATGATATTGTATGAATCGTTAACTTTTAggaacaaattaaattaaaagagtGCATGAGCTAACAAGCTAATAGCATCACTAACTCAGGtgagacattttgtttgcttatgTTTGTTTATAATCTGCTTAAAATATGaacttcactgttttatttgttgtcacGTCACCTAAACAAACACCCCACTAAAAGTAATGTCAGCATTAACGACATGCAGAGagttatgttttggttttttttcttttttataatgATTCTCCCACGGTAGCTGTCTTTGCTCAGTATTTACTCACAGTGTTTAATTGCTCATTTGGAAGCACTGTGTTAAGGGTTTCATGACCTGGAAACTGACCTTTTCTCAATTCATTTATCCAATATGCTcaaattttgaacaaaaaaaaaaaatcttagatTTTAAAGTCCTTAGGCGCTCGTTGCACAAAATAGGATTGTTCAAAGCTAATAATGGTGTTTACACTCTGATGTCGAATAACAACTGAGAGTTTCTCAACACTGTTGTGCATGTAAATGATCTTCTGAACATTCCCACAGAACTGCTGACCTCtgaacatttgcatttaaaacctTTGAAATCACTGTGGGTAACACACAGATGATGTGATGAATACAGAACCTAACAAAATATAACCACGTTTGATATTTTGCAATACATTTGGTCATCTTGTAATATCCAGCCATACTTAGATGTTGTGCCATATGCCGTAACTTGCCTGAACTACATCTTTTTGTTCAACTATAGAAGATGTAGCAAATTTATATTTACTAGTATGATCTAGATCTGTTCTGTTGGGAGATattatatctgtgtgtgtgtgtgtaatattttgaaatgtttaaatttttCACTAATTTAATATGTTCTCTGATATTAGAAATTATAAACAGGGTTTTTGCATAACCGTCAGTACACCCAATGAAAGTCATTTCCAGGAAAGTTTTTATACCGTGTGGCATTGTGTtataaaacaatgtaaaaagaTTCTAAGATGAATATACAATGACTCATCAGGGCCCTTGTGATAGAGTTGCTCTGGAGTTCCAAAATggtctcattcacacacacaataaatactGACACAGTGTGAGACAAACACTAGATGGTGCTATTTGATGACCAATACTGAGACTGCAATATTTGAATAGAATGAAGAATTTTAGTATACCATTCAAGACCCTCTGATGTGCTTCTTCATTCAAACTGATAAGCAGTGATGTTTGAGACTACTCTGAAGAAACAGCAAAGCATTTGGTGCTTTCCTTGGTTCAAAAAGGCCACATGTTAGGTACAGcatatgtgtaaatataaagGATCGGAAAATGATTGatgtaataattatttttgatgCTAATTGAAAGCTTGTGTGGATGACTCTTTTGAGGTCAGTCCTTCAACAACCTGCCTGCAGAGCCAAGGGTCTGATTGCTGCTAACGAATCCCACTGAAACAGCTGAAACTAAAACCCAGTGtgtaacaaacaaaaagtaaagtaaTGTAAAGTAAAGGTAATGTAAAGGTAACAGCCATCGTTGCTGCATTTCTCTCATCTGAGTCTTGCAGCATTAATATGATGTATGAAAACTGtgtgatttgacattttggggagTTATATTTAGAGAATGTATTACTACTTTCCTTCTCTTGTGGGAAATATCTAACTCTTAAGTTGCAAGATGATCCACTCTGTCTTTTTACTGTGTGGTGTTGGGCAGGTAACATGTAGTGGATTTACAATGTTTTCCcggggtgttttttttttgttcaacagCAGTGCTGAAGTGcttaagatttattttgtgctgCCGGAAGACATTTAGTGCTTCCACTGacagacgtgcacacacacacacacacacacacacacacttgaatcGCAAGGCAAACTTTCATTTTCAATGGGAAATGACCACTCTCATGTGTGgaataagaaaagataaagagatTTTAATGAGCCGATAACCAGATCAGATTTGGGCAAACAAAAGCCTGCTCCGTATCTAGATCTCTTGGTCAGTTCTGCTGGTAAACATAGAAACTCACTGCAGCAGTTTCAGGTTTCAGGGGAgttctggtatttttaaacctgggcactatattttatatattttgatgtgtaaatgattcatacttaccaGAGGTTTTGAAACTGGTCCAGTAGCACGCCTCAGCTGGCAGCTGCCAGCAGCTGCAATAGTGATGCTTTCAGGCAACACTGGATGTAAAGTTAGATCCACCAAAAGTGCTCACAGGCTCagattgttattttaaatgtctaAGAACATTACGGAAAGCATTCCTacaaaggtttttgtttttgagaaagaGTAAGTCATTTTTGTCtgaccagaaacacaagtctcGGTCAAGGAGAAGTCTCGCTCTGAAATCTCACAAGAGGTGAGTAGTTGTAGGACGATGAGGGTGGAAACTTGAGTCagagttggagagagagaagtttaCCAAGTGGAACTGCTAGGAATAACTTACTTCTGAAGTTGTGGCCGAAGTAAATGACATCTTGCCTCCTGTGTAGACACAATTTTACACTCacatttccatgacaacaaaATCCCCAAGTTAGTTTGTCACTTCAGTGAGACAGCATGACCAATGAACTTTGTCAAACTAAATGAATGTCAGTTTTCCGACACGTGGGATTAGACTGCATTGGTTGAATTAAGTAGCAGTTCCCATTTATtctgagttgttgttgttgttgttgttgtttttcttgacaGAATGACTGCCGTACTTGATAGTAGTCAATATAAATATCTGGAGATGGTCGGAAAAATGTCATATTCAGTGTCTTTTTGTAATTACAGATTTAGCGTTTTGCCTTGAGCAGTAGTTTAAACATTACTACCATCAGTAGTTGGCACCAGTAATATTAgtcagttattaaaaaaaatatttatttttcgATTAATACACGTGTAGGAGCCACATCTAGAGCCGAGAGCATGAAATGTAATATAGCAaagtgtagtgtgtgtttgatgaatgtTGCATTATTGTATTGGTGAACTGTTGATATGTTGAGATATATGGACCCTGGTCATGGATTCTTGCATCTAGCACGTTGAAGAACATTGATGGTGAGCAATAAATACTCCATCAGAGACAGGACGCATAAGTCAGACTCTGTTATTTCAGAAGATGCTGCTAAGCGCTGCCATGATGTCAGTTATTAACCTGTAAATGCAGCCTCTCTGTGGCTTTAAGTTTGGGTTTAGCTGCTaaagtacacatttaaattacacatttgacaaaatttgtactgaaatgtcatgtcttcatCGACAAATGTTGCTTTGTAAAAAGCAAGGATTAGTTATTAACGGTACCAGCTGTTGAGGAATGTGATTAATTATTTCTGATGGCTCTTATAAAATCCTCAGTATTTTTTGGACAGCGTTTAAGCTGGTAGAATACATCGTCCTCaattctgactgttttctgagtgtCAGTGTAAGTTAAACTTCCAGTTTAAACATCAAGAATATTGGTCTCTTGGAACATCCCTACTGCAGACCTCCACCTGTGTGACGGTTACCTCATTCAACTGCTGCATCTCTGTGGTGTGATCAGTGACATTTGTTGCCTAGAACTACATTTTTGCAATTGAGAGTATCTTCTGTGAAGATTCAAGTCTGTATAAGTTTGTTTCTGAATTAGTCAAAAGGATTAACTCGTCTCACTGATTTGATCTTGTACATACgtttttttctctgaattaAGTAGGAAATGAGTTCTGCATTGTGCCTACAACCCTTCACAGGAAAAAGCTCAAAAACAGAAACTTCTGAgtccttttctcttctgtcttagAGCTGtttgggagagagggaggggagatgcggggaggaggaggaggaggaggaggggggaggtggagTAAGGTTGGAGTCCCACATAAGGGGAACCAAAGGCAAAGGAGCCGTTTCATACTGTGCTCTTGTGAGCTGTCtaagcctctctctctgtttgtattCGCTGGGAGTCAGCATGCACCTGTGTGGTTTCTACACTGGTCTCTCTCATTCCAactattgttgtttttgttgttttgtttaccACAGTTGTCATGTTAGCAGCTCGTGCAGCAATcagcaggagagaagaagacCTGGACCTGGTAGccttaaaataacaaaaaaatcagagcAAAGGAATTGTGTTTGGAGAGTTTCTGCCTCCATCTTGAGACGAAAGAAATCTGAGGAACAAACTTGCCTAGCTGGAATGAAGGACTGACAACAAGCAGACTTGTGTAAAAGGGTGAGTTATTCACAAACCACAGAAGTTGCTGTAGCTTGTTTGGTTTCAACCAGGAATAGTATAAAAGTTGCTACCCTCTTGAACAACTACTGTACACCCTTCAGGAAACTGCATGTTACCATAGCACTCGTTTCTTTACATTAGCTGTTATTTATGtctttgtgtatatgtgtgcgcACAAAcgcatgtgggtgtgtgtgtggtgcttgAATTTTATGATGTGTTGACTGGACTGTGGTTCATCTTTGGATTAGACTGAGCTGACACAGTTGTCTCAGGGtatgtcttgttttctcttgttcatttgttcagaCAGCTCACATGTCCAGaaataaacacacgcacacactaacacacacaggaagcaacAGGACTGTGTGATGTCTTCACTCCAGAGCAGACAGGATTTACTCCTGCTGGTTGGAATAACAACAGTGTACTAGTTAACCAATCACATGTAGTACCATTACTATGATTGTAACAAGATtaataatatttcattcagtctgGACTGTCAGTGGTAGATTATCTCTGAATCTAGGCAGACATTGAGGGGACgagtttgcttttgttgctttatgctgtttttcattgtttgtgaatggagctgctgttttatgttcaaaaatgaaatatgtgtaAGCATGAACAGGAGCCGAACGGATGCTTGCATGCATTGCTTGTGGAATACAATACGGAGAATTTTGGGGATAATAGTTAGCCTGCTAACTGCTGAAGTAACATTGTTGGCAGCTTAAATGGATGTTGACGACAAGAGCAGGATTGATCACTCTGAGGATAATGAATGAAGAAAGTGGAAGTAATTTTAAGTTAGATGAGCATTTTGTCTACTTCACTATATAAATACAGAGCTTACTTCAGATGAGAAAAGTTTCAGGTCACCATAGAGATCCAGTGGctaccagacacaaaacaatACTTTGGAAAAATGTGGAAGAATCATGAATCTGATTtgcataaatacattttcaaaaaagatGGCCTGATCCAAAAAAGACTCATCGACAGTCAGACCAGCTAAGGCAGAAGCTGGTCTGTGGATAAAAGCATCCAAACTGAAACGAGGATCACCTGAGCAGACTGAAGTAAAGAAAGAACCAGTAGGTCTTCAGAGGTCACTTGCCCAGAAATTTTTGTTCCtgcaataaacacacaaaaaaacttaGTATGAGTAACATACACCATGTGCTCAGAAATCCTAAACCCACATGTAAAgaacaaactgtaaacagacctgatttgtttgaaaatgatttGGACTCGATGACCGGGCACCAAGTGGACCTGTGAATTTGGTATGTCCTaatcagaacaaaacaagaagtgCAAGAGATCATGGGAGTTGATGTAATtcttgttaaaaacaaaacaaaacaacacacaccacTGTAGTCAGAAATCTTTATGGATAAGGTCATGTTGTAAAGTTTTGTTAACATTACATTTAGTCACATTGGCAGACTTTCTTACTTACTTGCTAACTCTCTCCTGGAGGTAACAGTGACCGGCAACCACCTGAAACACCCTGTTACCATGAATATaatattcagttgtttttggatattttaatgctgaaatATTTGGCATTATATCTTTAACTCAGAATTAAAGTCATCTTTAGCCACAATAGCTTTCTGTTTATCTTTGGGTTGCATTAGCCATCAAGGATGTAAGGATGGGcttgaaataaataacattaaagcTCTGTTAAATAATTTTAGCCACTAGTGGACAGAATAACCCAAAACTATCTTGGTGCGCGAAACTGGGAACCTGTTAGCAAAGAGTTGTCTATTTACATATCCAGTGAGAGGCAATATTAGCAGTCATTTGTTAATCATGATCAATCATTCATTGATAATTCTGTAGCACAACTGATATTCTGTGCATAACTAGGTACCTAATCTTGCCCTCAATTGTTAGCTTTGTTGCCACGGCAGGTTGTGGTGATCAATTTGACGTAATACCTGCTGCATCCATTTTCGGTTACTTCTTTGCGATTGATGGGTACATTACAATCTAAGTATTCACACATTTTGGAAATACAATGCTTTCTGTTATGTGCTACATGGAGCAGCTGTATTTGCTATACTATATCAGTTTAAAAGCAGATACTCAAAAGCTGTCTAAGTATATCCCACAGGGAAACAGATTAAAATAGCTCTCCTATTTTTTCACGGGTCTCTCCAATGATTACTGCTCTTGGAAACACTGACCGGCATCATTACTGTGACATGTTTAGTGATGGTGCTCACAATGCTGTAGGCTACAAGCTCACGAAGGTTAGAATAGTGGGACAGGCACAGCAGACATAAAGGGGACATATAAGATGATGCAGttactttaaaatgtacagttagtttaaacaaacacaaatatggGCACTGCAAAGGTGTCGCagcaaaaaaatattcacaaaataaaaagtggtgGGGGTTGTTGGGAACAGAAAAGCATGTTTTAGGCTCTGCATGCTTCACATTCTTAGCTGCTGACCTCTATGGAAAATAACAACAGCCGGGCTTGAAGGCCACACTATGATGGCTGGTGGCCAAGCCTGAATCGCTACTGGTATCAAACTTAAGATATTAAAACTTACTGATCTTTAACTATATAAGAAACCATTGGGGGGATATATCGGTATTGCACACTGATgactaatgaaaacaaaaaacaggccGTGGATAAATGATGTAGAGATGAgattaacattatttttcacCTACTGCTTAGTTTTAGCTTTCAAGGTTACAAGTGTTGAAAGATAATATGGTCAGTTTCAGTTGTCCGTGTCATGCATACCGATAGTGTGGGCTCTAAGAGCATCTGTTTATAAATATGTGGCCTATTcagggaagagaaaaaatactgtatcttacagaatgaaaaatgtattcattgcAGAAATATCTTATATGTTTCTTACATGTGTACAGGGAGAATCATTACAAAGGACCGAGGCTGCTGTTAAAAGCTGTAGTCAAGCTTAGACAGTGAGTGAAAGGATGTGACAGAAATACGATTTCGCTGCGGTAACTGGCACGAGGCTTAGATCTGAAAAGACACTATCAGTGCAGTGATCACACACCGTTTCACTAAACCATTTAGAATAATCCCTGAACAAACCAAAGGACAAGGCATGAGAGCCAGTGAAAACCTGTGCTTGTCTGATTCCACATGAAAGAAATACgtcttaaataaaaataaccctGTTCTTCTTTGATGGAACATTTTTGTATCGATGGCACTGTCACGATGAGGCACCCATGTGATTCAGCTCATATATTTTGAGatgtgtatttaaatatttgctggatgaaaattgcatttatacatttatgCCAATAACTGCCAAAGCTCCAATGAAGAGTAATTTTAGTACTTTCCACCGCAGTACCGTATACCTAGTATTAATGAAGATGTTGTGAACATTTAAGCTTAAATCACTATTTATGTCAGTTGACATTTGCAGTTATTATGGACACTTTATAAGATGACCTGTAGTGTCTCCTAATGACACAGCGTATAGTGTATTCACAGAGTCTTTCCGAAAGAATTGCAGTGTGATTAcacctgacattttttttgtggaaagaagcaaaatattgtatttatgtTGCGTGGTGATTTTTTTCTAgagaccttta
Encoded here:
- the ubash3ba gene encoding ubiquitin-associated and SH3 domain-containing protein B isoform X2, which codes for MAAKEDLYAKVIPRRQRQTRPSTIKHGSTLDVLLSMGFPKTRALKALVSTGGKNVQAACDWLFSHVDDPFLDDPLPREYVLYLRPSGPLLQQLSHFWQQSRLSCGKNKAHNIFPHITLCQFFMCADGKVEALADALQATVAKWKGRIPMPLPLELYTSSTFIGLFVEEQVAEVLKGFAADFATEAAAKADVLVEPHKKQLHVTLAYHFHAGQLPILEKLAKTVDVSSGCDWLAVLFSRDIRFANHETLQVMYPYVPQNDDELELVPGDFIFMSPVEQSSASEGWVYGTSLGTGLSGLLPENYISLADESDTWVVHGSHSFLNCASPSNSGSTVGGSLFDGKLNDSLFDSLMDPSSLTGLCPPMQVSRPASQSSLSKMRLFVCRHGERMDVVFGKHWVSQCFDSKGRYIRSNLNMPSSLPARSGGHRDFDKDCPITVFGSTQARLVGEALLESNSTIDFVYCSPSLRCVQTAQHILQGLQQEEKAKIRVEPGLFEWTKWVSGTSLPTWIPPAELAAANLSVDTTYRPHIPISKLVVSESYDTYISRSFQVTREILAECKNLGNTVLIVAHASSLEACTRQIQGLAPQNSKDFVQVVRKIPYLGFCACEEMGETGVWQLVDPPILPLTHGPNHSFSWREMLMQD
- the ubash3ba gene encoding ubiquitin-associated and SH3 domain-containing protein B isoform X1; this translates as MLNPICSKCRNVHLLSGMNTQETAFLIFSGCLESVSVLDFMKLCLKALVSTGGKNVQAACDWLFSHVDDPFLDDPLPREYVLYLRPSGPLLQQLSHFWQQSRLSCGKNKAHNIFPHITLCQFFMCADGKVEALADALQATVAKWKGRIPMPLPLELYTSSTFIGLFVEEQVAEVLKGFAADFATEAAAKADVLVEPHKKQLHVTLAYHFHAGQLPILEKLAKTVDVSSGCDWLAVLFSRDIRFANHETLQVMYPYVPQNDDELELVPGDFIFMSPVEQSSASEGWVYGTSLGTGLSGLLPENYISLADESDTWVVHGSHSFLNCASPSNSGSTVGGSLFDGKLNDSLFDSLMDPSSLTGLCPPMQVSRPASQSSLSKMRLFVCRHGERMDVVFGKHWVSQCFDSKGRYIRSNLNMPSSLPARSGGHRDFDKDCPITVFGSTQARLVGEALLESNSTIDFVYCSPSLRCVQTAQHILQGLQQEEKAKIRVEPGLFEWTKWVSGTSLPTWIPPAELAAANLSVDTTYRPHIPISKLVVSESYDTYISRSFQVTREILAECKNLGNTVLIVAHASSLEACTRQIQGLAPQNSKDFVQVVRKIPYLGFCACEEMGETGVWQLVDPPILPLTHGPNHSFSWREMLMQD